A window from Drosophila kikkawai strain 14028-0561.14 chromosome 2L, DkikHiC1v2, whole genome shotgun sequence encodes these proteins:
- the RpL38 gene encoding large ribosomal subunit protein eL38: MPREIKEVKDFLNKARRSDARAVKIKKNPTNTKFKIRCSRFLYTLVVQDKEKADKIKQSLPPGLQVKEVK; the protein is encoded by the coding sequence ATGCCACGTGAAATTAAAGAAGTCAAGGACTTTTTGAACAAGGCACGGCGTTCCGATGCACGTGCTGTTAAAATCAAGAAGAATCCGACCAACACCAAATTTAAGATTCGTTGTTCCAGATTTCTATATACCCTTGTCGTGCAAGATAAGGAAAAGGCCGATAAAATAAAGCAGTCCTTGCCACCAGGCTTACAAGTTAAGGAAGTGAAGTAA